The following proteins are co-located in the Gossypium hirsutum isolate 1008001.06 chromosome A02, Gossypium_hirsutum_v2.1, whole genome shotgun sequence genome:
- the LOC107939140 gene encoding uncharacterized protein, with protein MATAKPENEELQAVKSKAKKDAINHLIFTMLQQNPNPESGIQQATKSLTYLNEQLFRITKTIHEKQFEERQAYNRLYDLKYKEKGFRSMWTNKGKQMAALKRDLDKLTFANSAYKERSINTQGKINSHNLCFRMHHETGNMVKEKKLLKEVNAGQKGLNDSGPSVVEEISDRIWRLRWDIRRNYFIP; from the exons ATGGCTACTGCAAAACCAGAAAATGAAGAGTTACAAGCTGTTAAGAGCAAAGCCAAGAAGGATGCAATCAATCACTTGATTTTTACAATGCTTCAGCAAAACCCAAATCCAGAATCTGGGATTCAACAAGCCACGAAGTCACTTACATACTTGAATGAACAATTATTTCGAATCACAAAGACGATACACGAGAAACAG TTCGAAGAACGCCAAGCTTATAATAGGTTATATGATTTGAAATATAAAGAGAAGGGATTTAGAAGTATGTGGACAAATAAAGGGAAGCAAATGGCTGCTTTGAAACGAGATCTCGATAAGCTTACTTTTGCTAATAGTGCTTATAAGGAGAGATCTATCAACACACAAGGCAAGATTAATAGCCAT AATTTGTGTTTCCGAATGCATCATGAAACTGGAAATATGGTGAAAGAAAAGAAGCTGTTGAAAGAGGTGAATGCCGGTCAGAAAGGATTAAACGATTCGGGTCCGTCAGTGGTCGAAGAAATATCCGATCGG ATATGGAGATTGAGGTGGGACATTAGAAGGAATTATTTCATCCCCTAG